A single region of the Amphiprion ocellaris isolate individual 3 ecotype Okinawa chromosome 4, ASM2253959v1, whole genome shotgun sequence genome encodes:
- the LOC111564253 gene encoding zinc finger protein OZF-like, producing the protein MGPDTTPVPKTESSEESPGEVVVKIVSESDSNDASTAAEFENSIQSESNISDKCYPCSLCGKAFDRPSKLERHKPVHMRKPKTIHQCKHCDKIFTQEEKLIRHQNCHSRTNQHPCPDCGKVFNRPSKLERHRRTHSKTPKVPHQCSYCIKTFSKLNKLVRHMRMHTGEKPFTCSVCGKGFSEAGHCKAHEKTHEEQPEKPHCCADCGMCFFKASELRRHFRSHTGEKPFRCTLCESRFSRSEGLKRHMRSHTGERPYKCIICGKGFYSRQDMNVHGLTHSGEKPHLCPVCGKGFSQLGNMKEHEQNVHIKAEKYICNECGATFTRYKSLTKHQRTHTGERPYLCLICGRRFSWSHSLSRHQRTHTHRQMSMDTPKDIISFEGPCENPSSEK; encoded by the exons ATGGGTCCAGACACTACACCTGTCCCTAAAACAGAATCTTCAGAGGAAA GTCCAGGAGAAGTTGTGGTGAAGATAGTCTCAGAGTCAGATTCCAATGATGCTTCAACTGCTGCAGAATTTGAGAACTCCATACAATCAGAAAGCAACATATCAGACAAGTGCTACCCGTGCTCCCTCTGTGGCAAGGCATTTGACAGACCATCAAAGCTAGAGAGGCATAAACCTGTGCATATGAGGAAACCCAAGACTATTCATCAGTGTAAGCATTGTGATAAGATCTTCACACAAGAAGAGAAGCTGATCCGACACCAGAATTGCCACAGTAGGACTAACCAGCACCCCTGCCCTGACTGTGGAAAAGTGTTCAATAGGCCTTCCAAGTTAGAGAGACATAGACGCACACACTCGAAAACACCAAAGGTGCCTCATCAGTGCTCATACTGCATAAAGACATTCAGTAAACTTAACAAACTTGTCCGTCACATGCGTATGCACACTGGGGAAAAGCCTTTCACCTGCTCTGTCTGCGGAAAAGGATTTTCTGAGGCAGGACACTGCAAAGCGCATGAAAAAACGCACGAGGAGCAGCCAGAAAAACCTCACTGCTGCGCAGACTGTGGAATGTGTTTCTTCAAGGCCTCAGAGCTCCGTCGACACTTTCGCTctcacacaggagagaaacctTTCAGATGCACCTTGTGTGAGAGCCGCTTCTCCCGCTCGGAGGGACTTAAAAGACACATGAGGAGCCACACAGGAGAAAGACCATACAAATGCATTATATGCGGAAAAGGATTTTATTCTCGTCAGGATATGAATGTTCATGGATTGACCCACTCAGGAGAGAAACCTCATCTTTGCCCTGTGTGTGGTAAAGGCTTTTCGCAGCTGGGCAACATGAAAGAACATGAACAAAATGTTCATATTAAGGCCGAGAAATATATTTGCAATGAATGTGGGGCAACTTTCACACGGTACAAGTCACTGACAAAGCATCAGCGGACACACACAGGAGAAAGACCCTATCTGTGCCTCATCTGTGGTCGTAGGTTTTCTTGGAGCCATTCTCTTAGCAGACAccagaggacacacacacacagacagatgtcTATGGACACACCTAAAGACATAATAAGTTTTGAAGGACCCTGTGAGAATCCCAGCAGCGAAAAGTAG
- the cfap52 gene encoding cilia- and flagella-associated protein 52 — translation MALETLSVPQLELEAVIGFNGYVFSGLRVHPDREHLIYPLGCTVILKRIKDGKQEFLHGHTNNVSCVSVSKSGSYIASGQVNFMGFKAAIIIWDYAQRKIYAELLLHKAKVEALAFSPNDKYLVSLGGQDDGSIVVWNIETKQAICGSPASAQSSGHCLAVQYSNTNDNIFVSAGSGTLRVWELDLPNRKIWPTECETGLLKRIVKCIEISDDDQFIFCGTTSGDIMKITLNTGRLSDCGPNKRKYSLGVSALRILKCGHLLVGSGSGAFTLCSTTNFKILKEVQLVKGVTSIATRGEGQQFFVGTEAAQMYRFSYEDFKAELISTNHNNAVKDVAIPFAISELFATCTEEDIRVWHIDKPIELLRITVPNITCNSLGIMADGHSIISAWNDGTIRVFAPESGRLMLIIYNAHRMGVTAIAGTRDCRRIVSGGGEGQVRVWELQHQGHRLLETMKEHRASITCIKIKSNDKECVTASSDGACIIWDIVRFVSLQRMITNTPFRTVCYHPEEYQIITSGTDRKVAYWEVCDGAAIRELEASQSGAINSMHISQDGKHFVTGGDDKLVKVWDYMAGAVTYVGIGHGGSITSVKICDNNRILVSTSADGAIFRWKFPHPPSA, via the exons ATGGCTCTTGAAACACTGAGCGTCCCTCAACTGGAACTAGAGGCTGTTATTGGGTTCAACG GGTATGTGTTTTCAGGCCTGAGAGTCCATCCAGACAGAGAGCACCTGATCTATCCTCTGGGATGCACAGTCATACTGAAGAGAATCAAAGATGGCAAGCAGGAGTTCCTACATGGACACACAAACAATGTGTCCTGTGTTTCAGTGTCCAAAAGTGGATCATATATTGCCTCCGGACAGGTCAACTTCATGGGCTTTAAG GCTGCAATAATTATCTGGGACTATGCACAGCGAAAGATCtatgctgagctgctgctccaCAAGGCTAAGGTAGAAGCACTGGCCTTCTCCCCAAATGACAAGTACCTGGTGTCCCTCGGGGGTCAAGATGATGGCAG TATAGTTGTGTGGAATATTGAGACCAAGCAGGCCATATGTGggagtccagcttcagctcagAGTTCCGGTCACTGCCTCGCTGTACAATAttcaaacacaaatgacaaTATCTTTGTTTCTGCTGGGAG TGGAACACTGCGAGTTTGGGAATTGGACCTCCCCAACAGAAAGATCTGGCCCACAGAGTGTGAGACAGGCCTGCTGAAGAGGATTGTGAAATGTATAGAG ATTTCAGATGATGAtcagttcattttctgtggCACTACAAGTGGAGACATAATGAAAATCACCTTGAACACCGGGCGTCTGAGTGACTGTGGaccaaataaaagaaaatacagccTA GGTGTCAGTGCCCTAAGGATATTGAAGTGTGGGCACCTTCTTGTGGGTTCTGGGTCTGGTGCTTTCACTCTGTGTTCCACCACCAACTTCAAAATTCTTAA GGAAGTCCAGCTGGTAAAGGGGGTGACCTCCATCGCTACAAGAGGAGAGGGACAGCAGTTCTTTGTTGGCACAGAAGCTGCTCAGATGTACCGCTTCAGTTATGAAGACTTCAAAGCAGAACTCATATCTACCAACCACAATAATGCTGTCAAGGACGTTGCCATCCCTTT TGCAATATCAGAATTATTTGCAACCTGCACTGAGGAGGACATCAGGGTTTGGCACATAGACAAACCCATAGAACTGCTGCGCATCACTGTGCCCAACATAACCTGCAATTCTTTGGGCATTATGGCGGACGGACACAGCATCATCAGTG CATGGAATGATGGTACCATTCGTGTGTTTGCACCGGAAAGTGGTCGGCTCATGCTCATCATCTACAATGCTCACAGAATGGGAGTGACAGCAATCGCTGGCACCAGAGACTGCAGGAGGATCGTCAGTGGAGGGGGAGAGGGACAA GTGCGTGTTTGGGAGCTGCAGCATCAGGGCCATCGCTTGCTGGAGACTATGAAAGAGCACAGAGCCTCAATCACTTGTATAAAAATCAAGAGTAACGACAAAGAGTGTGTCACTGCAAGCTCTGATGGTGCCTGCATCATCTGGGATATTGT GCGATTTGTGAGCCTTCAAAGGATGATCACCAACACGCCGTTCCGGACCGTGTGCTACCATCCAGAGGAATACCAGATCATTACCAGTGGCACTGACAGAAAG GTTGCCTACTGGGAAGTGTGTGATGGCGCTGCCATCAGAGAACTGGAGGCATCGCAGTCTGGAGCCATCAACAGCATGCACATCTCACAGGATGGAAAACACTTTGTGACAG GTGGAGACGACAAGCTGGTGAAGGTGTGGGACTACATGGCAGGTGCAGTAACCTATGTGGGGATAGgtcatggtggcagcatcaccaGTGTCAAGATCTGCGACAACAACCGCATCTTAGTCAGCACCAGCGCAGATGGAGCCATTTTCCGGTGGAAGTTCCCTCATCCACCTTCCGCCTAA
- the LOC111564252 gene encoding TBC1 domain family member 24-like — protein MIDVSRTPEFSNCGNINSISHTSSDQDLSSMVRGGTRQRSHSYYNQEDVKNYGVEIQKEESCLRPRSRSFYSYETSELYSDYDVGSFKRSSLQRQKTNSSQLNYQMTKKEERQEEGSAVRVTSKKSKSKLNKLSSSRELHGSKGSLKSVSMITISESDNWEICSSSGMKYGQFVDWEKIDPEAAKKYEQILMSQQQQRKTMGREGFWASPHTLRAKAYYHIIHSINSRAVTPDRDLYYELAKNLFGEQKISNHPVPEYMEAGEIPRYCLNKAGLNSVKKILLCLGKHFSDMNFCPILPALVSLILHFSEDEAECFFSVSRLISYDDPNKRYIDQTFLTYRASCMTFGDLANKCCRGIRKLIASSHQNLFEFYSDWIMWIFADLPFTYAIRVLDVYLQEGYKVLYRVALALLNLYKVSVSSRVADVEDFRTDMKSFVQNVARHCTAEKLLERAFMIPMATRRELNLLFNANKDSLMQKGVSIHQKRQSVETVDFGNFSSSVVTGTEMRVVWAWIPERFALFSPIRLFSAAEHERSLASFYSQVEGHEPAVLIIKTTDEEVFGAFLSTDMIERRKHDSQGLAYFGTGECFVFTLRPSMERYQQAMVNIMTRRASPQQIRTSVTSPATLTCPAGTPQNPSYLTVPFTAPSEEPMTAKEPKRPKEQEASMFIAGDNSRLVIGGDGGHALCLQEDLEGGYTELCDTFKSIPLCKGHFKIQSLEVWGIQNSISLSPCFSSS, from the exons ATGATTGACGTTTCACGGACACCAGAGTTTTCCAATTGTGGAAACATTAATTCAATATCGCACACATCCTCTGACCAAGACCTCAGCTCTATGGTAAGAGGTGGAACAAGGCAAAGGTCTCACTCCTATTACAACCAAGAGGACGTTAAGAACTATGGTGTGGAGATACAGAAGGAGGAAAGCTGTTTAAGACCTCGCTCCAG ATCATTTTACAGTTATGAGACATCAGAGCTGTACTCTGACTATGATGTTGGAAGCTTTAAACGGTCTAGTCTGCAGAGGCAGAAGACAAACTCCTCGCAACTCAACtatcaaatgaccaaaaaggaGGAAAGACAAGAAGAAGGGTCTGCTGTTCGAGTAACATCTAAGAAGTCTAAGTCCAAACTGAACAAGCTTTCATCCTCTAGAGAACTTCATG GCAGTAAAGGCAGTCTCAAGTCAGTGTCCATGATAACCATCTCTGAGTCGGACAACTGGGAGATTTGTTCCAGCTCTGGGATGAAGTATGGACAGTTTGTGGACTGGGAGAAGATCGATCCTGAAGCCGCAAAAAAATATGAGCAGATCCTGatgagtcagcagcagcagcggaaAACTATGGGCCGAGAAGGATTCTGGGCCTCACCACACACACTAAGGGCCAAAGCCTATTATCACATCATCCACAGCATCAATTCCAG GGCTGTCACTCCAGACAGAGATCTCTACTATGAACTGGCCAAGAACCTATTTGGAGAACAGAAAATCAGCAACCACCCAGTCCCAGAGTACATGGAGGCTGGAGAAATACCCAG ATACTGTCTCAACAAAGCAGGCCTGAATTCTGTTAAGAAGATCCTTCTCTGCCTCGGCAAACACTTCTCAGACATGAACTTCTGCCCCATCCTGCCTGCTCTGGTCTCCCTCATCCTCCACTTCAGCGAAGATGAAGCTGAGTGTTTCTTCAGTGTGTCCCGACTTATCAGCTACGATGACCCCAACAAGCGTTACATTGACCAGACCTTTCTCACCTACCGCGCTTCCTGTATGACCTTTGGAGACCTTGCCAACAAATGTTGCAGAGGCATTCGTAAGCTGATCGCCAGCTCTCACCAGAACCTTTTTGAGTTTTACTCTGACTGGATCATGTGGATATTTGCTGACCTTCCGTTCACGTACGCCATCAGAGTTCTGGATGTCTACCTACAGGAGGGCTACAAAGTCCTCTATag GGTGGCACTGGCTTTGCTCAACCTCTACAAAGTATCTGTGTCTTCTCGAGTGGCAGATGTGGAGGATTTTAGAACAGATATGAAGAGTTTTGTACAGAATGTAGCTCGCCACTGCACGGCTGAGAAACTTCTGGAGAGAGCGTTCATGATTCCTATGGCGACACGGAGAGAGCTCAACCTTCTATTTAATGCCAATAAAGACTCCCTCATGCAAAAAGGTGTCAGCATTCACCAAAAGAG GCAGTCGGTCGAGACAGTGGACTTTGGCAACTTCAGCTCCAGTGTTGTAACAGGGACTGAAATGAGAGTTGTCTGGGCCTGGATACCTGAGCGCTTTGCCCTCTTCAGTCCCATTAGGTtgttcagtgcagctgaacatgAAAGAAGTCTTGCTTC ATTCTATTCACAAGTGGAAGGACACGAACCAGCAGTCTTGATTATCAAAACGACAGATGAAGAG GTGTTTGGTGCCTTCCTGTCTACAGATATGATAGAGAGAAGAAAGCATGACTCCCAGGGACTCGCATATTTCGGAACTGgggagtgttttgtttttacg CTCCGTCCCAGCATGGAGCGCTACCAGCAGGCCATGGTCAACATCATGACCCGAAGAGCTTCTCCTCAGCAGATTCGAACCAGCGTCACCTCCCCTGCAACCCTGACTTGTCCTGCTGGGACCCCGCAGAATCCCAGCTACCTGACAGTCCCCTTCACTGCACCATCAGAGGAACCCATGACTGCCAAAGAGCCCAAGAGACCTAAAGAGCAAGAAGCCTCCATGTTCATAGCAGGAGACAACAGTCGGCTTGTTATTG GTGGCGATGGGGGCCATGCTCTCTGCCTGCAGGAAGACCTCGAGGGAGGATACACTGAACTCTGTGACACGTTCAAGAGCATCCCACTGTGCAAGGGACATTTCAAGATCCAGTCCCTGGAAGTATGGGGCATCCAGAACTCTATTTCCTTATCTccctgtttttcctcctcctaa